From Pyrenophora tritici-repentis strain M4 chromosome 1, whole genome shotgun sequence, the proteins below share one genomic window:
- a CDS encoding SpoVK, ATPase AAA+ class, with protein MVNGNFALSARPTQGCGPGEIGLTDAQRTWAGISLGPQEVVTASQYDPFSHGGGKSYLGSVEIEVGFAGRKTTETPYDQDELATFFKKSFENQLLAPGQQLLLDIKNIPLRMMIRTVTLADLSMEKEETDAPAITDPRARGILTRHTQVDFFKDARTDIKLKASARRAAANSIIQPGFKFEDMGIGGLDTEFAAIFRRAFASRIFPPGIRERLGIEHVRGMLLYGPPGTGKTLIARQIGKMLNAREPKVINGPEVLNKYVGASEENIRKMFADAEKEQKEKGDESGLHIIIFDELDAVCKQRGSGAGGGTGVGDSVVNQLLSKLDGVEALNNILLIGMTNRMDMIDEALLRPGRLEVHLEISLPDESGRAQILKIHTTKMRKNNVLEPDVSVEELAKLTKNFSGAELNGLVKAATSYAFGRHLQGGTTVKADVEDIKVKRVDFLSALDDVKPLFGVAEEELGRRLRHGIIHFSPFIKDILEEARLYMNQVRKPESSPLLSVALHGPPGSGKTAMAAKMAIDSGYPFIKLISAEDMIGYSEMQKVQQLDKTFRDAYKSPLSVIVIDSIELLLDWVPIGPRFSNTVLAALKVLLAKEPPKDRRLLIFATTTERSVLTQLDLFARFDAEIAVPNVNTQAELANVLRESGAFSDHDQQRAISEIADITGSAEIGVGIKKILTGIETAKQDQDVPGRFARVMSRAIAANRGS; from the exons ATGGTCAATGGAAATTTTGCTCTCTCTGCAAGACCTACACAAGGCTGTGGACCAGGCGAAATCGGACTCACAGACGCACAACGAACATGGGCGGGTATCTCACTTGGACCTCAGGAGGTTGTCACGGCATCCCAATACGATCCCTTCAGTCACGGCGGCGGCAAATCGTACCTAGGTTCCGTTGAAATAGAAGTCGGATTTGCGGGAAGAAAGACAACGGAGACGCCGTATGACCAAGACGAGCTTGCAACTTTCTTCAAGAAGAGCTTCGAAAACCAGCTGCTGGCACCAGGCCAACAACTCCTTCTCGATATAAAGAATATACCACTCAGGATGATGATACGAACTGTAACACTCGCAGACCTATCTATGGAAAAGGAGGAGACTGATGCGCCAGCCATTACCGATCCACGCGCTCGTGGTATCCTCACAAGACATACCCAGGTCGACTTCTTCAAGGACGCTCGGACAGACATCAAGTTGAAGGCATCTGCGAGACGGGCGGCTGCAAACTCCATCATTCAGCCAGGATTCAAGTTCGAGGACATGGGCATTGGTGGCCTGGATACTGAGTTCGCTGCCATCTTCCGCCGAGCTTTCGCATCGCGCATCTTCCCCCCAGGTATCCGAGAGCGGTTGGGTATTGAGCACGTGCGCGGAATGCTTCTGTACGGTCCTCCCGGTACTGGCAAAACCTTGATTGCGAGACAGATAGGAAAGATGCTCAACGCCCGCGAGCCCAAGGTCATCAACGGTCCAGAAGTGTTGAACAAGTACGTCGGAGCTTCTGAGGAGAACATCCGTAAGATGTTTGCAGATGCCGAGAAAGAGCAAAAGGAAAAGGGTGATGAGAGCGGTTTGCATATCATCATCTTTGACGAGCTTGATGCCGTGTGCAAGCAAAGAGGCTCCggtgctggtggtggcaCTGGTGTAGGAGACAGCGTTGTCAACCAGCTGCTGTCCAAGCTCGATGGTGTCGAAGCACTGAACAATATCTTGCTTATTGGTATGACGAACCGTATGGACATGATCGACGAGGCCCTTTTACGTCCCGGTCGTCTCGAAGTACATTTGGAGATTTCCCTTCCCGACGAATCAGGTCGAGCCCAGATTCTCAAGATTCACACAACCAAGATGCGCAAGAACAACGTTCTAGAGCCAGACGTCAGCGTCGAAGAGCTTGCAAAGCTCACAAAGAACTTTTCGGGGGCTGAATTGAATGGATTAGTCAAAGCAGCTACGTCATACGCCTTTGGTCGACATCTCCAGGGTGGTACTACTGTCAAAGCAGACGTCGAGGACATCAAAGTCAAGCGTGTAGACTTTTTGAGCGCCCTCGATGACGTGAAGCCGCTCTTTGGTGTTGCCGAGGAGGAATTAGGCAGGCGGTTACGACATGGCATTATTCACTTTTCGCCTTTTATCAAGGACATCCTGGAAGAAGCACGACTGTACATGAACCAGGTCAGGAAGCCAGAGTCAAGTCCGCTGTTGTCCGTTGCCTTGCATGGACCCCCTGGGTCCGGGAAGACAGCAATGGCTGCAAAGATGGCCATAGATTCGGGATATCCATTTATCAAACTGATATCAGCCGAAGATATGATCGGGTACAGCGAGATGCAAAAGGTGCAACAGCTCGACAAGACATTCAGAGACGCGTACAAGAGTCCGTTGAGTGTCATTGTGATTGACTCGATCGAGTTGCTGTTGGACTGGGTACCAATTGGACCCAGGTTCAGCAATACCGTCTTGGCTGCGCTCAAGGTGCTTCTCGCCAAGGAGCCACCAAAG GACCGCCgtctcctcatcttcgccACAACGACCGAGCGCTCGGTTCTCACTCAACTCGACCTCTTTGCCCGATTCGATGCTGAAATCGCCGTCCCCAACGTAAACACGCAGGCGGAACTCGCAAACGTGTTGCGCGAATCCGGCGCCTTTTCAGACCACGACCAGCAGCGTGCGATTAGTGAGATTGCGGATATCACCGGTAGCGCCGAGATTGGCGTCGGCATCAAGAAGATTCTCACCGGTATTGAGACGGCCAAGCAGGACCAGGATGTGCCTGGTCGCTTTGCACGCGTCATGTCACGCGCTATTGCTGCAAACAGGGGATCGTAG
- a CDS encoding KxDL domain containing protein, with translation MASTHSFYHYPQSSYPINMPQKPGFYYPPQQHGFGRVSASPPEAPDSTTTSGVPSYEPSATSSNYAGSASDYESTSGAASVDLLEYMGSRVNGSFDPMPLDRSLAKQAQTSGELNAKHRELLELQQLAQRRLAGARMNFADGMKAAKEVQKDLQWTQKRVDSLNERAARKYPDQFRTAQGRFPAPVDY, from the exons ATGGCTTCTACACACTCCTTCTACCACTACCCCCAGTCCTCCTACCCGATCAACATGCCACAGAAGCCTGGCTTCTACTACCCGCCCCAACAGCATGGCTTTGGACGCGTGTCAGCATCACCACCGGAAGCTCCAGACAGTACCACAACTTCCGGTGTGCCGTCATACGAGCCATCAGCGACCTCCAGCAATTATGCTGGTAGTGCAAGCGACTACGAATCGACTAGTGGCGCCGCCAGCGTGGACCTTCTCGAATACATGGGTAGCCGAGTCAACGGTTCTTTCGACCCGATGCCACTAGACCGTAGCCTAGCAAAGCAAGCACAGAC ATCCGGTGAACTGAATGCCAAGCATCGCGAACTGCTCGAATTGCAGCAACTCGCTCAGCGACGACTGGCCGGTGCGCGCATGAACTTTGCAGATGGCATGAAGGCCGCAAAGGAAGTTCAGAAGGATCTACAATGGACCCAGAAGAGAGTAGA CTCACTGAACGAGCGAGCTGCCCGCAAGTACCCAGATCAATTCCGCACCGCCCAGGGACGATTCCCAGCGCCCGTGGACTACTAG